The genomic DNA GTACAAGTTGCGCTGGAACGTCATCGATCTTGAGACGACCAATGCACTCCGCGAATTCCACGACGACCACGGCCCGGCCATCCCCTGGCTGATAAACCTGTGGGGCTATGACGAGGCCGTTCTTGTCCGGTTCGTGCGCGACACATTCAAGGAGACGTGGGGAAGCGGATCCAGCGATTTCTGGTGCGACGTCGAATGCCGCATCGAGACAGTGGTGTAGCCATGGACAGACGAGAATACCTTACCGGCGACAGCATCAGCACTTACTACCTCTACGACATCCTCTTCTCCGAGGACGACGATGTGGAACAGCCTCCGTACTTCTTAACCAACAACCCCAACGGCGCACGGATGACGCTGATGATGGCGGACGGGTCCACCGAGGAGCGGTGGTACATGCCGTTCGGAGTCAGCCACGGGGCAATCAGCCAGACAACGGACGGGGCAAAGAACCCTGTCGACCTGACACTGGACAACAGCGAAGGGTTCGTGGAGCCGCTCTTCGAGAGGTCAACCATGGACTACTGCACGGTCATCATCCGGCAGGTCCTTGGTGACGACACCGAGATCTACCCGACCCTGGGGGTTCTCGGCCGCTACCAGATCGTCGGCTACGAGATCGCCGGTGACTTCGCCAAAGTCCGCCTCTCCCTCGGCCTTGGCCTCGTTAAATGCACCCTGGGTCGCCCTGCGTTTCGGACATGCTCCTGGCAGTTCGGTGACGAGCTGTGCGGCCTGACTCCTGGCGACGGGGAGCGGTGCGACAAGACCGTCGATTCCTGCCGCAAAAGGGGCAACCTGCACCGCTTCGGCGGCTTTCCTGGTCTTTGCCACAACGGGATGAAGGGGCTGTGATGTTCATAGACCACCAAGCCATCAAGTGGCTGGGGGTCCCGTTTCAGGAAGGCGGAAAAGCGAAAGACGGCGCCGATTGCGGCGGACTGGTCCAGCTTTGGTACCTGCACGAGCTTGGTATCGACATCAGCGACCACGGCTTCGACCGGTCAGCGCCACATTCCGTCCTTTTCAACGGCCAATCCCCGCTCGTGTCCGTCCTTGAAGACGATTTCGAACCGCTTCGGAAAATCCCTGACGGGAGGCCAATGCGGCACGACATTCTCCTCTTCCGGCACCGCCGCAAGGAACCCGACCATGTCGGCATCGTCCTTTCACCGACCCGCTTTCTCCATGTCTTGGAGGGCGGGTCTTCTCATGCGGCCGAGATCGCTTCCTGGCGGTCCCGACTGGTCGAGATCTACCGGCACAAATCGCTTTTGAAAAAAGACTGAAAAAGGAAAAAAAGATGAGGATTGTTCGCATAGACAACAGGTTCGAAAAAGGAACCTGGACCCACGACATTTTCCGCCAAGAGCAGAACAGCACCGTTGCGGAAATCGTCAACCTCATCTGGCCCGACATCAACCGGGACGACTACGAGGTCGTTGCGTCCGACTCCCTGGCCGGTATCGTCGGTTGGGGATACGTCCCCAAGCCGCACGAGGAAGTTCGGGTCAGGGCGAAAGTCGGAGCCGCCGGGGGCATGGCCCTGATCGGCGGCGTGATGTCCATGGTGTCCAGTGGCTCGATGTGGGGCTTCCTTGGGCAGTTGGCTGCCGGCATCATCATCGGCTACATCAGCAACAAGTTCGCTCCGACCGGAAGCGCGTCCATCGACGACAGCTACGCCGGCTCCCAGACGTATTCCTTCTCGGCCGACACTAACCCGGCGACTCCTGGCACGATGCTCCACATCGTGCAGGGAACGCACGTCACCGGAGGTACGATCATCCACCAGTGGATGGGCGGCGAGAAAAAGTCCGGCATCCTGACCCGCGAGACAATGCACTGGATCATCGCTGTCAGCGAGGGGCCGGTCAAATCAATCTCCGATATCACCCTGGACGGGCAGCCGATCACAAACTTCGACGGCGTGACGTACGACGTTCGCCTCGGCACCGCTGACCAGACCCCGTTCGAGGGGATTACCCAGATCGGCTACCACTTCAAGCCGTCCGGTCGGGTGACGCTCAAGTCCGGGAAGCCGTATGTTTTCAACTCCAGAAAGAGCCTGGACGACATGCGCATCGTCTTGTCGATCCCGTCCCTGTTCTCGGTTTCCGACGACGGAGACATCCAGTCCAACTCGGTCCAGATCAAGGTCCGTTGGGCCGAGGAAGGCGAGGCGTTCACGGACGAA from Pseudodesulfovibrio thermohalotolerans includes the following:
- a CDS encoding C40 family peptidase, with the translated sequence MFIDHQAIKWLGVPFQEGGKAKDGADCGGLVQLWYLHELGIDISDHGFDRSAPHSVLFNGQSPLVSVLEDDFEPLRKIPDGRPMRHDILLFRHRRKEPDHVGIVLSPTRFLHVLEGGSSHAAEIASWRSRLVEIYRHKSLLKKD